In the Oscarella lobularis chromosome 9, ooOscLobu1.1, whole genome shotgun sequence genome, gacgcCGGAACGCTTCTCcaagacgaatttcgtcatcgtcttctaaaATTTGGCGAAGAGCTCACCAAAAACGTCCAGGACTGCTTTCCTGTTCTCTCTTCCCGTCCTTGGAGACCTTCCGATCGCGAAAAGTGCCTTGAAGCTTTCATGGCacttcgaatcgacgtgcTTCCTCAACTCTGGAAGTCGTTCTACGCTGAGATTGAGatgtgcgacgacgatcctcTGCTTCCGCAGTGTGTCAATAGGAGGCTATTTGAGATTTGTTTAAGTGAGCATTTGGAGAGTGGGGCCGCATCTGCCAGTGCCACTGAAGAAGGCCACTCGACCGTCTGTGCCTCCCTGTCAGTCGATGAGGAGAATGCTCTGCAATACGCGTCAGGATTCATTCCTTTCAAACTCCTTAGGAAATACAGATCCCTGTCAAGTGAGAAAGCACTGGCATTCACTTCCTGTCTTCAGAACATGAAAGTTGAGGAGAGCGAAATGTCTTTAGACCACGACTACACTTTCGTGGCCTACACACGCCGTTGGATAGACCTTGTTGACAGAGGCGGACTTTTCAAGGTCAATAGTTCAGCCTATGCGTTTTTCCTGTCTgttgaaaaaatcgtcagaaTTCTGCTGCCTGACCATCTGCGAAAAACGGGCGAGAGAGATGCTAGTGCTTTGAGAGCTGCGGTTATTGCTGATCAAGACGTCCAGAACGAGTGGGATAAAGTATCGTTTATCGTTTAGCGCCATAAGTCACGTGCCAGTTAGAGGTCACTAGAAAGGGTCAGCCTGAGAGTAAAGACAGGCAGAGAGAACAACTGCTTATGCCAGTTCCACGCAGAAATGACTCTTCTTTATGATAATCGACAGTGAAGAGAAGCCAAACGCACGGGCAATGAGCCAACCTATCCGCAGTTGAGTCACTACAAATGACGAAAAACGGCCGCTGTGTCTAAAGGAAAGGTTTAGCGGCCTCTACAGAACGCCTATTCCACGCCAGGACAACTGGCAAGCCTAATTATGAGCGTACGAGCATAGCGCGAACGAGCGTTACTTCCCCAACCTGTCCGCAGTTGGGCGAGGTGCAATTTGTCCATATCGGCGCCATACATAGCCGTACGAATTCCCGCAGTGTACTATGGAGCTTCTGACCTTTCGAATTATCACTTCGAATCGTAGGGAGAACTCCGGGAGACTCTTAGCTTGTGTTTCGGTAAGCAAGATTCGAGCGCATCCGGGAAAAAACGTAACTACCCTAGGACCACgtaaatcacgtgataaggAGGGAGTTGCCAATCCCTCTATTTTTATATCTATGCGTCCACGATGCCATGCCCGATGCCATGTTTCTGTTTGTCTTTGAGTCCTGCCACTTTGTCGTCGACTGGAACAAAGAAGGCTGTCGATCGGTAGCTGGGAAGACGTCAGGTAAGTGAGATAAAAAAGGCCTACGTGCTGAAGTACTAAAAAATAAGTGTGACACGTCTACATGCTAAAATACTAAAGCCTACGTGCTAACATACTAAAGAAATAAGTCTGCCATAGCTAGAGGCTTGGATAATGGCTTGCATAGTGACGTCCGTCTTGTTCGTTTCTTGGACTAACCAAaaagcaatttctttatGGCATACGACACTCCACCAACAACTGCACCTGGTGCAGCTCCTACTACTGGCACTACAAACCCTCCAGCAGCTGCACCTGCGGCCATATCTCCAAGAAAGCCAGCTTGAGCACGGGTATCTGATTGTCCACACTCTTTCATGACCTTTTCAACCAAGTCTCCCGTTACATCCCCAGCATAGGCAGTAGTAAAATATTTTACAGTCGGTTCGGCATATTGAGTGCCTTTCAGGTCTTTGATGAGCCAAGTCACGATGCCAACGCAAAAATTTGCAAAATGTTTAAGCAAAAAGTTTAGTGGCTCCGAATTCTGATTAAGATAAACAAGCATATTGATTAAGCCTCGTCCAGGAATGCTTATTATTAATGTAATTCATCCTTCAGCGACGTCAATTTCCAAGTCAGATCTCTTTAGTTGCATGACCCTGCGTAGGTGTGTTTCAATTACTCGGTGGTTAGGGTCATATTTTGCTGAATCGCTATTCGGAAAAAGAATTCTGATCTTTGGCTGGACATCGGTTACAAAGGCTAGtgttttcgcctttttcaccCGCTCTTCTCGCTGTTTGACCCGTGACAGGTTCTCACAAAAAATCTCCTCCAAGTCAAGAAAGTCATCATCAAGATTTTTCGAATACGCCTTCGCCAGATATTTCCGTAGAAATGCTCTGATTGCATGTGCATGCAGTTGATACGTGTCTTTCAAAGATTCGACAACTTCAATAAAGACAATAAGTTTACTCGCAGCTTGGCCAGATTCGGGTTGCAGAGCTGCTGCTCCAGCATCGATTAATAGTTTGGAAATTTCCACATGGCCAGTAGAGGACGCCATCATCAACGGCCCTCTTCCAATCTAATTAGATTCAAAACAGAATGTCCATAAACGTAACACACTACTAAGAACCTCGTCTGTCTCattgacatttgctccagcgtcgattaatagtTTTGCAATTTCCACATGGCCATTAGATGACGCCTCCAACAAAGACCCTCTTCCAATCTAGTTAGTTTCAGAACAAAATGTCCATTAAAGTAACACACTACTACAAACCCAGTCTGTCTCattgacatttgctccagcgtcgattaatagtTTGGCAATTTCCACGTGGCCATTAGAGGACGCTTTCCACAAAGGCCCTTTTCGAATCTAATTCGTTTCATAGCAAAATGTCCATAAAAGTAATACACTACTACAAACCCAGTCTGTTGCattgacatttgctccagcgtcgattaataatttggCAATTTCCACGTGGCCATTAGACGAAGCCTCCAACAAAGGTCCTCTTTCATTCTAATTAGATTCAGAACAAAATGTCCATAAAAGCAATACACTACTACAAACCCTGTCTTTCTTATtgacatccgctccagcgtcgattaacAGTTTGGCAATTTCCACGTGGCCATTAAAGGACGCCGCCAACAAAGGCCCTCTTCCACTCTAATTAGATAAAGAACAAAATGTCCATAAACGTAACACACTACTCCAAACCTTGTCTGTCTTattgacatttgctccagcgtcaattaataatttggcAATTTCCACGTGGCCATGAGAGGACGCCTCCAACAAAGGCCCTTTTCCAACCTAATTTGATTCATAGCAAAATGTCCATAAAAGTAACACACTACTACAAACCAAGTCTGTTTCATTGACTTTTGCTTCAGCGTCAATTAATAGTTTGGCAATTTCCACGTGGCCATTAGAGGACGCCTCCAAAAAAGGCCATCTTCCATTCTAATTGGATTCAGAACAAAATGTCCATAAAAGTGACACACTACTACTACAAACCCTGTCTGTCTTATTGACATCCGCaccagcgtcgattaataatttggCAATTTCCACGTGGCCATTAGAGGACGCCTCCAACAAAGGCCCTCTACCACTCTAATTAAATTCGGAACAAAATGTCCATAAAAGTAACACACTACTACAAACCAAGTATGTCTTATtgacatccgctccagcgtcgattaataatttggCAATTTCCACGTGACCATCAGAGGACGCTTTCCACAAAGGCCCTCTTCCACTCTAATTAGATTCAGAACAAAATGTCCGTAAAAGTAGCACACTACTACAAACCCAGTTTGTTTCattgacatttgctccagcgtcgattaataatttggAAATTTCTACGTGACCATTAGAGGATGCCTCCGACAACGGTCCTCTTCCATGATGCTAAAGATTGTAATTAGATTTAGAACAAGACGTCTATGAAAGTAACACACTACTACAAACCTTGTCTGTTTTATTGACgtccgctccagcgtcgattaatagtTTAACAATTTCTAGGTGGTTATTAGAACACGCTTTCCACAAAGGCCCTCGTCCATCCTTATTTAGAAGGTTAGGAAAATTTGATATAGAAAGAACACATCGTATCACACCACCACAAACCTTATCTGTTTGATTGACacttgctgctgctgcggtGATTAAAAAGTCGGCAGACAGCACGTAGCCACTTATACAAGCGTAATGCAATGCGTCAAGTCCCAGCTattaaaaagaaatttcttattagcTAAAAGAATTTAGTGTAAAAGTCTGAAGCGTACATGATTTTGCAATTGAATACTGCAACCTTTTGACACTAGGAATTTTACGACTTCCAATTTGTCATTCTGAATCGCAGTCATTGGGAACGCTTCACTGCTATTTTGACAAGCAGCCAT is a window encoding:
- the LOC136191662 gene encoding ankyrin repeat, PH and SEC7 domain containing protein secG-like isoform X1, with product MADPEWKSLTPIWHDTVVLLANVIGGHLLDRLLSKRLLTHDQYDSLNGLRKKDGTPNEEVARELLQILKKSPHPSFDNFWAFLDTEIEGGRDIRRQLFGRRDTPPSLSNVDHRRTEPGQKFDDKFSAVPNVEIGGESSRRQQTLLTTSSLPSQSAATDTAAVAAAVALQPDQRAVYSDQNAESGQAASKLLVFIEVVLSLKDAYKQHADAIRAVLRTYLANAYSKNPDDDFLDLAEVFCEKLSWVKQREERVKRAKTLAFVTNVQPKIRILFPDSDSAKYEPNHQRIETYLRRVMQLKRYELEIDVAEGSITLIISIPGRGLINMLVYLDQNLEPLNFLLDLDRSARISFGKFPYVLASVFGRKSFQETASNLRKSLVDATESTELFCDEDNSLIIHVDKRLKKKYKHHHQGVVSMAQVFSTTVLAKSANYLDESRLLSYKCRGLYHSLDSVDELLSKLHVTQIALQEKTVDMQPKVNDPFSVVTSLSKSTRIRLDTLSKTNLEAKAKIEILHRQLIFTPESVGRKARRSALHYACLCGYLSIAKELVDTGSAVDAQSVTGETPLMAACQNSSEAFPMTAIQNDKLEVVKFLVSKGCSIQLQNHLGLDALHYACISGYVLSADFLITAAAASVNQTDKDGRGPLWKACSNNHLEIVKLLIDAGADVNKTDKHHGRGPLSEASSNGHVEISKLLIDAGANVNETNWSGRGPLWKASSDGHVEIAKLLIDAGADVNKTYLSGRGPLLEASSNGHVEIAKLLIDAGADVNKTDRNGRWPFLEASSNGHVEIAKLLIDAEAKVNETDLVGKGPLLEASSHGHVEIAKLLIDAGANVNKTDKSGRGPLLAASFNGHVEIAKLLIDAGADVNKKDRNERGPLLEASSNGHVEIAKLLIDAGANVNATDWIRKGPLWKASSNGHVEIAKLLIDAGANVNETDWIGRGSLLEASSNGHVEIAKLLIDAGANVNETDEIGRGPLMMASSTGHVEISKLLIDAGAAALQPESGQAASKLIVFIEVVESLKDTYQLHAHAIRAFLRKYLAKAYSKNLDDDFLDLEEIFCENLSRVKQREERVKKAKTLAFVTDVQPKIRILFPNSDSAKYDPNHRVIETHLRRVMQLKRSDLEIDVAEG
- the LOC136191662 gene encoding ankyrin repeat, PH and SEC7 domain containing protein secG-like isoform X2 is translated as MADPEWKSLTPIWHDTVVLLANVIGGHLLDRLLSKRLLTHDQYDSLNGLRKKDGTPNEEVARELLQILKKSPHPSFDNFWAFLDTEIEGGRDIRRQLFGRRDTPPSLSNVDHRRTEPGGESSRRQQTLLTTSSLPSQSAATDTAAVAAAVALQPDQRAVYSDQNAESGQAASKLLVFIEVVLSLKDAYKQHADAIRAVLRTYLANAYSKNPDDDFLDLAEVFCEKLSWVKQREERVKRAKTLAFVTNVQPKIRILFPDSDSAKYEPNHQRIETYLRRVMQLKRYELEIDVAEGSITLIISIPGRGLINMLVYLDQNLEPLNFLLDLDRSARISFGKFPYVLASVFGRKSFQETASNLRKSLVDATESTELFCDEDNSLIIHVDKRLKKKYKHHHQGVVSMAQVFSTTVLAKSANYLDESRLLSYKCRGLYHSLDSVDELLSKLHVTQIALQEKTVDMQPKVNDPFSVVTSLSKSTRIRLDTLSKTNLEAKAKIEILHRQLIFTPESVGRKARRSALHYACLCGYLSIAKELVDTGSAVDAQSVTGETPLMAACQNSSEAFPMTAIQNDKLEVVKFLVSKGCSIQLQNHLGLDALHYACISGYVLSADFLITAAAASVNQTDKDGRGPLWKACSNNHLEIVKLLIDAGADVNKTDKHHGRGPLSEASSNGHVEISKLLIDAGANVNETNWSGRGPLWKASSDGHVEIAKLLIDAGADVNKTYLSGRGPLLEASSNGHVEIAKLLIDAGADVNKTDRNGRWPFLEASSNGHVEIAKLLIDAEAKVNETDLVGKGPLLEASSHGHVEIAKLLIDAGANVNKTDKSGRGPLLAASFNGHVEIAKLLIDAGADVNKKDRNERGPLLEASSNGHVEIAKLLIDAGANVNATDWIRKGPLWKASSNGHVEIAKLLIDAGANVNETDWIGRGSLLEASSNGHVEIAKLLIDAGANVNETDEIGRGPLMMASSTGHVEISKLLIDAGAAALQPESGQAASKLIVFIEVVESLKDTYQLHAHAIRAFLRKYLAKAYSKNLDDDFLDLEEIFCENLSRVKQREERVKKAKTLAFVTDVQPKIRILFPNSDSAKYDPNHRVIETHLRRVMQLKRSDLEIDVAEG